One part of the Loxodonta africana isolate mLoxAfr1 chromosome 13, mLoxAfr1.hap2, whole genome shotgun sequence genome encodes these proteins:
- the MMAA gene encoding methylmalonic aciduria type A protein, mitochondrial isoform X1, with translation MNIPVLLQHSYQHLLKGLLRTPFRRYHFTFPSSPYLGSGILCTQPFSSLGFHHTKWLLLSNGVKRKLCVQTTLKEHTEGLSDKEQRFVDKLYTGLIQGQRACLAEAITLIESTHNRKKELAQVLLQKVLAYHREQEQLNKGKPLAFRVGLSGPPGAGKSTFIEYFGKMLTERGHKVSVLAVDPSSCTSGGSLLGDKTRMTELSRDMNAYIRPSPTRGTLGGVTRTTNEAILLCEGGGYDIILIETVGVGQSEFAVADMVDMFVLLLPPAGGDELQGIKRGIIEMADLVAVTKSDGDLIVPARRIQAEYVSALKLLRKRSKVWRPKVIRISSRSGEGVTEMWDKMKEFQDLMLASGELTARRQKQQKVWMWNLIQESVLDHFRTHPMVREQIPLLEGRVLSGALSPGLAADLLLKAFKDRD, from the exons ATGAATATTCCTGTGCTGCTACAACACTCTTACCAGCATCTCCTAAAAGGCCTTTTACGAACACCTTTCCGACGTTACCACTTCACCTTTCCCTCAAGTCCTTATCTTGGATCAGGAATCTTGTGTACTCAGCCATTTAGTTCTCTTGGATTCCATCATACAAAGTGGTTGCTGCTGTCAAATGGTGTAAAGAGAAAATTATGTGTACAAACAACCTTAAAGGAACACACAGAAGGACTTtctgataaagaacaaagatttgTGGATAAACTTTACACCGGTTTAATCCAAGGACAAAGGGCCTGCTTAGCAGAGGCCATAACGCTTATAGAATCAACTCACAACAGGAAAAAAGAGTTGGCCCAGGTGCTTCTTCAGAAAGTATTAGCCTACCACAGAGAacaagaacaattaaataaaggGAAACCGTTAGCATTTCGAGtgg GATTATCCGGGCCCCCTGGTGCTGGAAAATCAACATTTatagaatattttggaaaaatgcTTACTGAGAGAGGGCACAAAGTGTCTGTGCTAGCTGTGGATCCTTCTTCTTGTACTAGTGGTG GATCACTCTTAGGCGATAAAACCCGAATGACTGAGTTATCAAGAGATATGAACGCGTACATCAGGCCATCTCCCACTAGAGGGACTTTAGGAGGTGTGACAAGGACTACAAATGAAGCTATTCTGTTGTGTGAAGGAGGGGGATATGACATCATTCTTATTGAAACTGTGG GTGTGGGTCAATCGGAGTTTGCTGTCGCTGACATGGTTGACATGTTTGTTTTACTACTACCGCCAGCAGGAGGAGATGAATTGCAG GGTATCAAAAGGGGTATCATTGAGATGGCAGATCTGGTTGCTGTAACTAAATCCGATGGGGACTTGATTGTACCAGCTCGAAGGATACAAGCAGAATACGTGAGTGCCCTGAAGTTACTCCGCAAACGTTCCAAAGTCTGGAGACCAAAG GTAATTCGCATTTCTTCCAGAAGCGGAGAGGGTGTCACTGAAAtgtgggataaaatgaaagaattCCAGGACCTAATGCTTGCCAGCGGGGAGCTGACTGCCAGGCGACAGAAGCAGCAGAAGGTCTGGATGTGGAACCTCATCCAGGAAAGTGTGCTAGATCATTTCAGGACCCATCCCATGGTGCGGGAACAGATTCCGCTTCTGGAAGGGAGGGTCCTCAGTGGGGCCCTGTCTCCCGGACTTGCAGCCGACTTGTTGTTGAAAGCTTTTAAAGACAGAGACTAA
- the MMAA gene encoding methylmalonic aciduria type A protein, mitochondrial isoform X2: MNIPVLLQHSYQHLLKGLLRTPFRRYHFTFPSSPYLGSGILCTQPFSSLGFHHTKWLLLSNGVKRKLCVQTTLKEHTEGLSDKEQRFVDKLYTGLIQGQRACLAEAITLIESTHNRKKELAQVLLQKVLAYHREQEQLNKGKPLAFRVGLSGPPGAGKSTFIEYFGKMLTERGHKVSVLAVDPSSCTSGGSLLGDKTRMTELSRDMNAYIRPSPTRGTLGGVTRTTNEAILLCEGGGYDIILIETVGVGQSEFAVADMVDMFVLLLPPAGGDELQGIKRGIIEMADLVAVTKSDGDLIVPARRIQAEYVSALKLLRKRSKVWRPKISLHITEDMTTTSRGKTSISINPILKVLGMHCNWPS; encoded by the exons ATGAATATTCCTGTGCTGCTACAACACTCTTACCAGCATCTCCTAAAAGGCCTTTTACGAACACCTTTCCGACGTTACCACTTCACCTTTCCCTCAAGTCCTTATCTTGGATCAGGAATCTTGTGTACTCAGCCATTTAGTTCTCTTGGATTCCATCATACAAAGTGGTTGCTGCTGTCAAATGGTGTAAAGAGAAAATTATGTGTACAAACAACCTTAAAGGAACACACAGAAGGACTTtctgataaagaacaaagatttgTGGATAAACTTTACACCGGTTTAATCCAAGGACAAAGGGCCTGCTTAGCAGAGGCCATAACGCTTATAGAATCAACTCACAACAGGAAAAAAGAGTTGGCCCAGGTGCTTCTTCAGAAAGTATTAGCCTACCACAGAGAacaagaacaattaaataaaggGAAACCGTTAGCATTTCGAGtgg GATTATCCGGGCCCCCTGGTGCTGGAAAATCAACATTTatagaatattttggaaaaatgcTTACTGAGAGAGGGCACAAAGTGTCTGTGCTAGCTGTGGATCCTTCTTCTTGTACTAGTGGTG GATCACTCTTAGGCGATAAAACCCGAATGACTGAGTTATCAAGAGATATGAACGCGTACATCAGGCCATCTCCCACTAGAGGGACTTTAGGAGGTGTGACAAGGACTACAAATGAAGCTATTCTGTTGTGTGAAGGAGGGGGATATGACATCATTCTTATTGAAACTGTGG GTGTGGGTCAATCGGAGTTTGCTGTCGCTGACATGGTTGACATGTTTGTTTTACTACTACCGCCAGCAGGAGGAGATGAATTGCAG GGTATCAAAAGGGGTATCATTGAGATGGCAGATCTGGTTGCTGTAACTAAATCCGATGGGGACTTGATTGTACCAGCTCGAAGGATACAAGCAGAATACGTGAGTGCCCTGAAGTTACTCCGCAAACGTTCCAAAGTCTGGAGACCAAAG ATTTCCCTCCACATCACTGAAGATATGACAACCACCAGCAGAGGAAAGACTTCTATCTCCATAAATCCAATTCTGAAAGTCTTGGGGATGCACTGTAACTGGCCTTCCTGA